From Eptesicus fuscus isolate TK198812 chromosome 13, DD_ASM_mEF_20220401, whole genome shotgun sequence, the proteins below share one genomic window:
- the TNNT3 gene encoding troponin T, fast skeletal muscle, with the protein MELQALIDSHFEARKKEEEELIALKERIEKRRAERAEQQRIRAEKERERQNRLAEEKARREEEDAKRRAEDDLKKKKALSSMGANYSSYLAKADQKRGKKQTAREMKKKVLAERRKPLNIDHLSEDKLRDKAKELWDTLYQLETDKYDFAEKLKRQKYDITNLRSRIDQAQKHSKKAGATAKGKVGGRWK; encoded by the exons ATGGAGCTGCAGGCCCTCATCGACAGCCACTTTGAGGCACgcaagaaggaggaagaagagctgATCGCGCTCAAGGAGAGAATC GAGAAGCGCCGTGCGGAGAGAGCCGAACAGCAGAGGATCCGCGCCGAGAAGGAGAGGGAGCGCCAGAACAGGCTGGCG GAGGAGAAAGCccgcagggaggaggaggacgccAAGCGGAGAGCCGAGGACGacctgaagaagaagaaggctctgTCCTCCATGGGCGCCAACTACAGCAGCTATCTGGCCAAG GCTGACCAGAAGAGAGGCAAGAAGCAGAcggcccgggagatgaagaagaagGTGCTGGCTGAGAGACGCAAGCCGCTCAACATCGACCACCTCAGCGAGGACAAGCTGAG GGACAAGGCCAAGGAGCTGTGGGACACCCTGTACCAGCTGGAGACCGACAAGTATGACTTTGCGGAGAAGCTGAAGCGCCAGAAATACGAC ATCACCAACCTCAGGAGCCGCATCGACCAGGCCCAGAAGCA CAGCAAGAAGGCCGGGGCCACGGCCAAGGGCAAGGTCGGCGGGCGCTGGAAGTAG